The Candidatus Oleimmundimicrobium sp. genome has a segment encoding these proteins:
- the dxs gene encoding 1-deoxy-D-xylulose-5-phosphate synthase: MAKILNKISYPSDLKKLSSNKLRDLAEEIREEIINVVSKNGGHLASSLGVVELTIGLHLALNCPEDKIVWDVGHQSYAHKILTGRRKKFKTLRQYNGISGFPKRSESKYDVFDTGHASNSISVALGLAEARKQRCGNETIVAVMGDGSLTGGEAYEGLNQAGHLGTPLIVILNDNEMSISNNVGAFSAYLSRIRFDPTLYKIREEIEERIIKIIKNIPTIGAKVSQAAEGLKESFKHVIIPGMIFEELGFKYIGPIDGHKIDSVVSAINLAKEVKKPVLIHVVTKKGKGYPPAEKCPDKFHGVGSFIIKTGESAIKDKKPTYTNFFGDAMVELASKNNRIVGITAAMSGGTGLSKFAEFFPDRFYDVGIAEQHAVTFAAGLALDGHLPVVAIYSTFLQRAFDQIIQDVCLQNLHVIFAVDRAGLVGEDGPTHHGAFDLTYLRQIPGMTVMVPKDEAELRNMLYTATKLNGPVAIRYPRGPVLGVKYSKRFKKIKVSEAEIVKEGKDVCLLAIGRMVQKSYEACNVLEDMGISCTLVNARFVKPLDEKTISELAMKHKLIVSIEENTLLGGFGSSVLELLAAKGISVPFLQLGLPDNFITHGPINILLSENGLDGAGIVAAIKEKIKQIKGFQVRL; encoded by the coding sequence ATGGCAAAAATACTCAATAAAATATCTTATCCCTCTGATTTAAAAAAGCTATCATCTAATAAATTGAGGGACCTTGCAGAGGAGATACGGGAAGAAATAATTAATGTAGTATCTAAAAATGGGGGGCATCTGGCGTCAAGCCTTGGCGTTGTTGAGCTTACTATCGGCCTTCATCTTGCGTTAAACTGTCCGGAAGATAAGATCGTCTGGGATGTTGGCCATCAGTCATATGCACATAAAATTTTAACCGGGCGACGTAAAAAATTTAAAACATTAAGACAATACAATGGAATTAGCGGTTTTCCTAAGCGTTCGGAAAGCAAGTACGATGTTTTTGATACAGGTCATGCCAGTAATTCTATTAGTGTTGCTTTAGGATTGGCTGAAGCGAGGAAGCAACGTTGTGGTAATGAGACCATTGTAGCGGTTATGGGCGACGGGTCTCTTACCGGGGGAGAAGCTTACGAGGGGCTTAACCAGGCGGGGCATCTTGGCACACCCTTAATTGTTATATTGAACGATAACGAAATGTCAATTTCTAACAACGTAGGAGCTTTTTCCGCCTATCTTTCGAGAATACGGTTTGATCCAACCTTGTATAAAATTAGAGAAGAGATAGAAGAACGAATTATTAAAATAATAAAAAACATACCTACCATTGGAGCTAAAGTATCCCAAGCTGCCGAGGGGTTAAAAGAGAGTTTTAAACACGTAATTATTCCTGGTATGATATTTGAAGAGTTAGGGTTTAAATATATTGGACCCATCGATGGTCATAAAATTGATTCAGTTGTTTCGGCGATTAATCTTGCGAAGGAAGTTAAAAAACCGGTTTTAATTCATGTTGTTACTAAGAAAGGGAAGGGTTATCCTCCAGCTGAAAAGTGTCCGGATAAATTTCACGGAGTTGGTTCTTTTATAATTAAAACCGGGGAAAGCGCAATAAAGGACAAAAAGCCCACCTACACAAATTTTTTTGGCGATGCAATGGTGGAATTGGCTTCGAAAAATAATCGAATAGTAGGTATCACTGCCGCAATGTCCGGCGGAACAGGTTTGAGCAAATTTGCCGAGTTTTTCCCAGACAGGTTTTATGATGTCGGAATTGCGGAGCAGCATGCTGTAACGTTTGCTGCCGGGTTGGCACTGGATGGACATCTTCCCGTGGTTGCCATATATTCAACTTTTCTTCAAAGAGCTTTTGACCAAATTATTCAGGATGTGTGTCTACAAAATCTTCACGTTATTTTTGCTGTAGACAGAGCAGGGCTTGTAGGCGAGGATGGCCCCACACATCATGGTGCATTTGATCTTACGTACTTGCGTCAAATTCCCGGGATGACAGTTATGGTTCCTAAAGATGAAGCGGAATTGCGCAATATGTTATATACCGCTACTAAACTGAATGGCCCGGTGGCCATAAGATATCCCAGAGGGCCCGTCTTGGGGGTAAAATATAGCAAACGTTTTAAAAAGATTAAAGTAAGCGAAGCGGAAATAGTTAAAGAAGGGAAAGATGTTTGTTTGCTGGCCATTGGCAGAATGGTTCAAAAATCTTATGAAGCGTGTAATGTTTTAGAGGATATGGGCATTTCTTGCACTTTAGTAAATGCCAGGTTTGTTAAGCCGCTTGATGAAAAAACAATCTCTGAACTTGCTATGAAACACAAACTAATTGTTTCAATTGAAGAAAATACGTTGCTGGGAGGATTTGGCAGCAGCGTTTTGGAGTTATTGGCCGCTAAGGGAATTTCTGTGCCCTTTTTGCAACTTGGCTTACCAGATAATTTTATTACTCATGGTCCTATTAATATATTACTTTCTGAGAACGGACTTGATGGTGCCGGGATAGTT